The DNA region CTGGCGTTGACGGTTTGCATCATCTTATTTGGGAAGTGGTGGATAATTCCATCGATGAGGCAATGGGCGGTTTTGCTAAAAATATTTCCGTTATTTTTTTGCCGGACAATAAGATAACGGTGATTGATGACGGCCGCGGCATTCCGGTGGACACCCATAAGCAGACTAAAAAATCGGCTTTAGAAACGGTGATGACCACGCTTCACGCCGGCGGTAAATTCGGCGGGGAAGCTTACAAAGTGGCCGGCGGGCTTCATGGCGTGGGTGTTTCGGTGGTTAACGCCCTTTCCGAATATTTGGTCGTGGAAGTTTGCCGCGACGGAGAAAAATGGCAGCAGGAATATCAGAGAGGAAAAGCAAAAAGCAAAGTAAAAAAAATCGGCGTTTGTAAAAATTCCGGCACGGCCGTCACTTTTAAGCCGGATAAGGAAATTTTTAAAACAATAGTTTTTGATTGGGATCGCGTTTTGGAACACCTTCGGCAGCAGGCTTATCTTACGGCGGGAGTCCGCATTTCTATTTATGATAAACGGGAAAAAGATCCGCTTTCGCACCGCGGTTATTCTTTTTATTTTGAAGGCGGAATCAAGTCTTACGTGCGCTATATCAATCGGCATTTTTTGGCTAAACAAGAGACGATATTTTACGTGAATAAAACAATGGAAGACATTCAGGTGGAAGTAGCGCTCCAATACATTGATGATTTACAAGCCAAAGAATTGGGATTTGCCAATAATATTTATACGCCGGAAGGCGGAATGCATTTAACCGGTTTTCGGACCGCGCTTACCAGAACGCTTAATAATTATGCCAAAGCCAATAAATTAATAAAATCCGGCGAAGACACTTTTACCGGCGATGACGTCCGGGAAGGCTTGAGCGCGATTATTTCCATAAAATTAAGAGAGCCGCAATTTGAAGGCCAAACTAAAGCCAAGCTGGGCAATCCTGAAGCCAGAAGCGCGGTGGAGAGCGTTTTTGATGAAGCTTTTTCCGCTTTTTTGGAAGAATATCCCCAGGAAGCGCGCTCGATTATGGAAAAAACGCTTCTCGCCATGAAAGCCAGAAAAGCCGCGAAAGCGGCTAAAGAAACGGTCTTAAGAAAAGGTATTTTAGAAGGGCTGGCTCTTCCTGGAAAATTGGCGGATTGCCAGACTCGCGACGCCAGCGAAGCGGAATTATTTATCGTGGAAGGAGATTCGGCCGGCGGTTCGGCAAAAATGGCGCGCGATCGCCGGCTTCAGGCAATTTTAGCTTTGCGGGGAAAGATTTTAAACGTGGAAAAAGCGCGGCTGGATAAAATGCTTGCCTCCAAAGAAATCAAACATTTGATTATCGCGTTAGGCGCCGCCATCGCGGAGGATTTCAACATTGAAAAATTAAGATACCATAAAATTATCGTTATGACCGATGCCGATGTCGACGGTTCTCACATCCAG from Candidatus Niyogibacteria bacterium includes:
- the gyrB gene encoding DNA topoisomerase (ATP-hydrolyzing) subunit B gives rise to the protein MLKKQEKSKKEENKYTAKDIYVLEGLEPVRKRPGMYIGSTGVDGLHHLIWEVVDNSIDEAMGGFAKNISVIFLPDNKITVIDDGRGIPVDTHKQTKKSALETVMTTLHAGGKFGGEAYKVAGGLHGVGVSVVNALSEYLVVEVCRDGEKWQQEYQRGKAKSKVKKIGVCKNSGTAVTFKPDKEIFKTIVFDWDRVLEHLRQQAYLTAGVRISIYDKREKDPLSHRGYSFYFEGGIKSYVRYINRHFLAKQETIFYVNKTMEDIQVEVALQYIDDLQAKELGFANNIYTPEGGMHLTGFRTALTRTLNNYAKANKLIKSGEDTFTGDDVREGLSAIISIKLREPQFEGQTKAKLGNPEARSAVESVFDEAFSAFLEEYPQEARSIMEKTLLAMKARKAAKAAKETVLRKGILEGLALPGKLADCQTRDASEAELFIVEGDSAGGSAKMARDRRLQAILALRGKILNVEKARLDKMLASKEIKHLIIALGAAIAEDFNIEKLRYHKIIVMTDADVDGSHIQTLLLTLFYRYYLPVIEAGYLFIAQPPLYQIQKGKTARYVYNEKEKEQALKELGGPEGLNIQRYKGLGEMNPEQLWETTMDPKVRILKQINIKDAEEAEHTFDVLMGTEVPPRKLFIQTHAKEVKNLDV